From Methanobacterium congolense, one genomic window encodes:
- the thiC gene encoding phosphomethylpyrimidine synthase produces MTQMQEARKGRITDEMKAVAEKEGISVQKIIEGLANGRIVIPKNVNGRSRPMGVGKGLKTKINANLGSSSELEKVKWEVEKAKTAVKYGADTIMDLSTGPGLETVREAIMDVVDVPIGTVPVYEAAVTASKSKGAVINMDEDDMFNAIENQARAGVDFITVHCGITRETVEKVKASNRIMGIVSRGGSFLAAWILQNQEENPLYSNYDYLLEVAAEYDVTLSLGDGLRPGCLHDASDVPQIQELVTLGGLVDRARDAGVQVMVEGPGHVPINQIQANMQIQKTVCKEAPFYVLGPLVTDLAPGYDHITSAIGGAIAASSGADFLCYVTPSEHLAIPNVDDVREGVIASKIAAEAADIAKGVNGSWEREVEMAYARRDFDWEKQFGLAFDGEKARKCRQRKPSPDEDMCTMCGDFCAIRIVRDNF; encoded by the coding sequence GTGACTCAGATGCAAGAGGCCAGGAAAGGCCGAATTACAGATGAAATGAAAGCAGTGGCTGAAAAAGAGGGTATAAGTGTCCAGAAAATTATCGAAGGACTGGCAAACGGCCGTATTGTTATTCCAAAAAATGTCAATGGCAGGAGCAGGCCAATGGGTGTGGGAAAGGGCCTCAAAACCAAGATCAACGCCAACCTTGGATCCTCCTCCGAGCTTGAGAAGGTTAAATGGGAAGTTGAAAAGGCAAAAACAGCAGTTAAATATGGTGCTGATACTATAATGGACCTCAGTACAGGTCCGGGGCTTGAAACTGTCCGTGAAGCCATAATGGATGTTGTTGATGTGCCAATAGGAACCGTACCTGTTTACGAGGCAGCAGTCACAGCTTCAAAGAGTAAAGGTGCAGTCATCAACATGGATGAGGATGACATGTTCAATGCCATTGAAAATCAGGCCAGGGCAGGCGTGGACTTCATAACGGTCCACTGTGGAATAACTCGGGAAACAGTTGAGAAGGTCAAAGCATCCAACAGGATAATGGGAATTGTCAGCAGGGGAGGATCATTCCTTGCAGCATGGATACTGCAGAACCAGGAAGAAAACCCCCTCTACAGCAACTATGATTACCTCCTTGAGGTTGCAGCAGAGTATGATGTTACATTGAGCCTTGGAGATGGTCTGAGGCCGGGGTGTCTTCACGATGCATCTGACGTGCCCCAGATCCAGGAACTCGTAACACTAGGGGGACTGGTTGACAGGGCAAGGGATGCAGGAGTTCAGGTAATGGTTGAAGGACCCGGGCATGTTCCAATAAACCAGATCCAGGCCAACATGCAGATACAAAAGACAGTGTGCAAGGAAGCACCATTCTACGTACTTGGGCCACTTGTAACAGACCTTGCACCAGGTTACGACCATATAACATCTGCAATAGGTGGGGCAATAGCAGCATCCTCTGGTGCGGACTTCCTGTGCTACGTCACACCTTCAGAGCACCTTGCAATACCCAACGTTGACGATGTCAGGGAAGGGGTCATAGCCTCGAAGATAGCTGCAGAAGCTGCAGACATAGCCAAGGGAGTTAATGGTTCATGGGAACGTGAAGTTGAAATGGCATATGCCAGAAGGGATTTTGACTGGGAAAAACAGTTTGGACTTGCATTTGATGGGGAAAAGGCCAGAAAATGCAGGCAGAGAAAGCCATCCCCTGATGAGGACATGTGCACCATGTGCGGAGACTTCTGCGCCATAAGGATCGTTAGAGACAACTTTTAA
- a CDS encoding glutaredoxin family protein produces the protein MPMQHVDGENKGKFVLYALSTCGWCKKTRMLLEDLGVEYNYIYVDLEEGEERSNAVEEIKKWNSQLSFPTLIINDERCIVGFDEEGIREAAG, from the coding sequence ATGCCAATGCAACACGTGGATGGTGAAAATAAAGGAAAATTTGTTCTTTATGCTTTAAGCACATGTGGATGGTGTAAAAAGACCAGAATGCTGCTTGAAGACCTTGGAGTGGAGTACAACTATATCTACGTTGATCTTGAAGAGGGAGAGGAACGTTCCAATGCAGTGGAAGAGATCAAAAAATGGAACTCACAGCTCTCATTCCCAACCCTCATCATAAACGATGAACGATGTATAGTGGGCTTCGATGAGGAGGGAATAAGGGAGGCAGCAGGATGA
- a CDS encoding ferredoxin-thioredoxin reductase catalytic domain-containing protein, with translation MSPEEVSDAEVDAFYTKVKEDAEAYGYHLNPDVGFAKELLKNILVNEKRYGYGACPCRLASGKKEDDLDLICPCDYRDPDLNEYGACYCGLYVTKEILEGKKKLTSIPERRPGPEERVRMKSTSFNALLTPSLPVWRCKVCGYLCAREEPPESCPICKVGKERFERFM, from the coding sequence ATGAGTCCTGAAGAGGTTTCTGATGCAGAGGTTGATGCATTCTACACCAAGGTTAAAGAGGATGCTGAAGCCTATGGATACCACCTCAACCCAGACGTTGGATTTGCAAAGGAGCTCTTGAAGAACATACTCGTAAATGAGAAGAGGTACGGCTACGGGGCATGTCCATGCCGCCTTGCATCTGGAAAGAAGGAGGACGACCTAGATCTCATCTGCCCATGCGACTACAGGGATCCTGACCTCAACGAGTACGGGGCCTGCTACTGTGGACTCTACGTTACAAAGGAAATACTTGAGGGCAAGAAAAAGCTCACATCAATTCCTGAAAGACGTCCAGGGCCTGAAGAAAGAGTGAGGATGAAATCAACATCTTTCAATGCACTCTTAACCCCTTCACTGCCTGTTTGGAGGTGTAAAGTTTGTGGTTACCTCTGTGCAAGGGAAGAACCACCAGAATCCTGTCCAATATGTAAGGTTGGGAAGGAACGCTTCGAAAGATTCATGTGA
- a CDS encoding helix-turn-helix transcriptional regulator, giving the protein MNINDMFELYEDIKTDMKFFTSSDVRIKILMSLNDGPKNLADLRNDIHLSSSTILHGMSQLQGKNIILRDSGNYCLSQLGKMAVNKLVDMMETINTIKTCKDLFLNHEVDCIPKNLIKDIGYLNNSTIVTSTTTDVMKPHRVLSELLMDTSNIKFLSPVFYPKNAEMFIRTIERNGELDLVVTSAVMDKMEETIGTEKLQKSIASGNGSLRIAGNDLKISLTLGDEFLAMGLFSTDGSYDINVFLISKDEEAISWGERLFKHYKYIYEEFNI; this is encoded by the coding sequence ATGAATATCAATGATATGTTTGAACTTTATGAAGATATTAAAACTGATATGAAGTTTTTTACAAGTTCTGATGTTAGAATAAAGATATTGATGAGCTTAAATGATGGTCCTAAAAATCTTGCGGATCTTCGAAACGATATCCACCTCAGCTCATCAACCATACTCCATGGAATGAGCCAGCTTCAGGGAAAAAACATTATACTGAGGGATTCAGGCAATTATTGTCTCTCACAGTTGGGGAAAATGGCTGTGAACAAACTCGTGGATATGATGGAGACCATCAATACAATAAAGACATGCAAGGACCTATTTCTGAATCATGAAGTGGACTGCATACCCAAGAACCTAATCAAGGATATTGGATACCTAAACAACTCCACCATTGTAACATCCACAACAACCGATGTAATGAAACCTCACAGGGTTCTTTCAGAGCTTCTGATGGATACAAGCAACATAAAATTTCTTTCACCAGTGTTTTACCCTAAAAATGCTGAGATGTTTATCAGAACCATTGAAAGGAATGGAGAACTTGATTTGGTAGTTACTTCAGCTGTTATGGATAAAATGGAGGAAACCATAGGCACAGAAAAACTCCAAAAATCTATTGCTTCAGGTAATGGGAGTCTAAGAATTGCAGGTAATGATTTAAAGATTTCACTTACCTTAGGTGATGAATTCCTTGCAATGGGCCTATTTTCAACCGATGGATCATACGACATCAACGTGTTTTTGATCAGCAAGGATGAGGAAGCTATTTCATGGGGTGAAAGACTTTTTAAACATTACAAATACATATACGAGGAATTTAATATTTGA
- a CDS encoding ATP-dependent DNA ligase: MRYMELVDVYEKLDSTTKRLEKTTILADFFRKIGGEDPELLPVVTLLSLGRVFPTWSEEELGIASKLLMNAMALVAGVRPEDVEDMMRDAGDIGTAAELLLGKKKQATFFTVPLTIQKVHSNLMKIADISGNRSQYKKMEILRELFSSASPEEAKYITRTVLEELRVGVGEGTIKDAIAEAFSVEKGVVERAHMLTNDLGLVSEVAKEEGVEGLKKLSLKPGKPVKPMLAQLSPGIRESVEEMGWALCETKYDGIRVQIHRSGDEVNIFTRRLENISNAVPEIIEYIEEALPHEDFIVEGEIIVTKDGKPISFQYILQRVRRKYEIEKMREQVPLKLYLFDVLYYHGPQIDTPFEDRRKILESMVDVMEDKLQLSNQVKATPEDIWRAEDLFTESLKGGHEGIMIKDPHAPYMPGIRGKKMLKRKAEPETLDLVVVGGTYGKGKRAHFIGSYLLAVQDENNELKTIAHAATGLDDQMLLELSEMVEPLITKKTGRRVEIVPSIILEIAYSEIVKSPEYESGYSLRFPVVKRVREDISIEDIDTVERVESMFKDVQTL; encoded by the coding sequence ATGAGGTACATGGAACTTGTGGATGTATACGAGAAGTTGGACTCCACAACCAAGAGGCTTGAAAAAACCACCATACTCGCGGATTTTTTCAGGAAAATAGGGGGAGAAGATCCGGAGCTTCTTCCAGTTGTTACACTGCTCTCCCTTGGAAGGGTTTTCCCAACATGGAGTGAGGAGGAACTTGGAATAGCATCAAAACTCCTTATGAATGCAATGGCACTGGTTGCAGGAGTTAGGCCTGAGGACGTTGAGGACATGATGCGGGATGCAGGGGATATTGGAACCGCTGCAGAACTACTTCTTGGTAAAAAAAAGCAGGCAACATTTTTCACAGTCCCCCTGACCATCCAGAAGGTTCACAGCAACCTCATGAAGATAGCAGATATTTCAGGAAACAGGTCCCAGTACAAGAAGATGGAGATATTACGGGAACTCTTCTCATCTGCATCCCCGGAGGAGGCCAAGTACATCACAAGAACAGTGCTTGAAGAGCTCAGGGTTGGAGTGGGTGAGGGAACCATAAAGGATGCCATTGCAGAAGCTTTCTCAGTTGAGAAAGGGGTAGTTGAAAGGGCGCACATGCTCACAAATGATCTTGGTCTTGTTTCAGAGGTTGCAAAGGAAGAAGGTGTTGAAGGACTTAAAAAACTCAGCCTCAAACCAGGAAAACCTGTCAAGCCAATGCTAGCACAGCTCTCTCCTGGGATCAGGGAGAGTGTTGAGGAGATGGGTTGGGCTCTCTGTGAAACCAAGTACGACGGTATAAGGGTTCAGATACACAGATCAGGGGATGAAGTTAACATATTCACCAGAAGACTTGAGAACATCTCCAATGCAGTTCCTGAAATCATTGAGTACATAGAAGAAGCATTGCCCCATGAGGATTTCATCGTTGAAGGTGAAATAATCGTTACAAAGGATGGTAAACCTATATCTTTCCAGTACATACTCCAGAGGGTCAGGAGGAAGTACGAAATCGAGAAGATGCGCGAACAGGTGCCACTGAAGCTCTACCTTTTTGACGTGCTGTACTACCATGGTCCTCAGATAGATACGCCCTTCGAGGACAGGCGTAAGATACTTGAATCCATGGTTGATGTAATGGAAGATAAGCTCCAGCTTTCCAATCAGGTGAAGGCCACACCTGAGGATATCTGGAGGGCTGAAGATCTCTTCACAGAATCACTGAAGGGGGGACATGAGGGTATAATGATCAAGGATCCCCATGCACCTTACATGCCGGGCATCCGAGGCAAGAAAATGCTCAAAAGAAAGGCAGAACCTGAAACCCTGGATCTGGTGGTTGTTGGTGGAACCTACGGTAAAGGTAAGAGAGCTCACTTCATAGGTTCATATCTGCTGGCAGTTCAGGATGAAAACAACGAACTGAAGACCATTGCACATGCAGCAACCGGTCTGGACGATCAGATGCTTCTGGAACTATCTGAGATGGTTGAACCCCTTATAACCAAGAAAACAGGCAGAAGGGTGGAGATAGTTCCATCCATCATCCTTGAGATTGCCTACAGTGAGATCGTTAAGAGCCCGGAGTACGAGAGTGGATACTCCTTGAGGTTCCCTGTTGTTAAGAGGGTAAGGGAAGATATAAGTATTGAGGATATTGACACGGTTGAACGTGTTGAATCGATGTTTAAAGATGTTCAAACGCTTTAA
- a CDS encoding OB-fold nucleic acid binding domain-containing protein, producing MEDHQIFRLALATSIIGLLGMVVFAGQIMPREVKISQIDRGMLDEDVTVEGVVQEVGKSKTSNTYFLKVMDGTGEITLVIFDSSATDIEKGNLTIQGMDKRRINAVGTVSEYRGSMEIILKDAKSLRIVS from the coding sequence GTGGAGGATCATCAGATATTCAGGTTGGCCCTTGCAACGTCTATAATAGGACTCCTGGGAATGGTAGTATTTGCAGGGCAGATAATGCCCAGGGAAGTTAAAATAAGTCAGATAGACAGGGGAATGCTGGATGAGGATGTTACAGTTGAGGGGGTTGTTCAGGAGGTTGGTAAATCAAAAACCAGCAACACCTACTTCCTTAAGGTAATGGATGGTACGGGCGAGATAACCCTGGTGATATTCGACAGTTCTGCAACCGATATAGAAAAGGGAAATCTAACCATTCAGGGAATGGATAAAAGGAGGATAAATGCAGTTGGAACCGTGAGTGAGTATCGGGGCAGTATGGAGATCATACTCAAGGATGCCAAGTCATTGAGGATAGTTTCATGA
- a CDS encoding RDD family protein produces the protein MVDVVEGVVLASVFRRVCAFVLDVLLLLMFFGFLFFIGLGASDLFVGIVFLIISTLVMLVYFSYFEGPSGGSTPGKYYLSLMVVDEKTLKPPSKMQSVTRNLLRFADLLPYFIPGLLGLIVMLCSDKNQRLGDKTAKTIVIQKKAQIKSEY, from the coding sequence ATGGTGGATGTTGTTGAGGGTGTTGTGTTGGCTTCTGTTTTTCGTCGTGTTTGTGCCTTTGTGTTGGATGTTCTTTTGTTGTTGATGTTTTTCGGATTTTTGTTCTTCATAGGTTTAGGGGCATCTGACCTGTTTGTAGGTATTGTTTTCCTGATAATCAGTACCCTGGTTATGTTGGTTTATTTTTCTTACTTTGAAGGACCTTCAGGTGGTAGTACTCCCGGTAAATATTATTTATCTTTGATGGTGGTGGATGAAAAGACCTTAAAACCTCCAAGTAAGATGCAAAGTGTCACAAGGAATCTTTTAAGGTTCGCTGATCTCCTACCCTACTTCATACCAGGTCTTCTAGGCCTAATTGTTATGTTGTGTTCCGATAAAAATCAAAGACTCGGAGACAAAACAGCAAAAACCATAGTCATCCAAAAAAAAGCCCAAATAAAATCCGAATATTAA
- a CDS encoding UPF0104 family protein, with protein MKQLYVLIVSFILLILLVLWLGPSNILHALETANPWLILLAAFIHLVVIGVRSLRWGFIIGQPTEFKKNYVVKTIGLFAGNFSPARSAGEVLNAVAGKKINRISLSEGLSAGLTERFFDVGIAGCLMLISSLFLPKVRVITIIGGLVSLGMVLLIYIFNWRENASIWLYERIHPLISKLPIREEVLNNMYVKFTGGLKNMIEYTRSFSNFKNLTLVFLLSGASWLLECVRLLVVFYAFNTEISFTAIVVIFLIANLIGIITALPGGIGSIEISLTGLFVLFGVSGALSGSIALVDRLVSFWLVTALGIIFASYYAKDILEDIKGYTLDIKGSK; from the coding sequence TTGAAACAATTATACGTTCTGATTGTGAGTTTTATACTCCTGATCCTCCTGGTTTTATGGTTGGGGCCATCCAACATCCTCCATGCCCTTGAAACTGCCAATCCATGGCTCATCCTACTTGCGGCCTTCATTCATCTGGTGGTTATAGGGGTCAGATCCCTGAGGTGGGGTTTCATAATAGGCCAGCCCACTGAATTCAAGAAGAACTACGTTGTGAAAACGATAGGACTCTTTGCAGGAAATTTCAGCCCAGCCCGAAGTGCAGGGGAGGTTTTGAATGCAGTTGCAGGAAAAAAAATCAATAGAATAAGCCTATCTGAGGGTCTCTCAGCAGGTTTAACTGAAAGGTTCTTCGACGTTGGAATAGCAGGCTGCCTCATGTTGATATCATCCCTGTTCCTGCCGAAGGTGCGTGTGATCACCATAATTGGAGGTTTGGTTTCCCTAGGCATGGTTCTCTTGATTTACATCTTCAACTGGAGGGAGAATGCCAGTATCTGGCTTTACGAGAGGATACATCCTCTAATCAGCAAACTTCCCATAAGGGAGGAGGTTCTCAACAACATGTACGTCAAGTTCACAGGTGGTTTGAAGAACATGATCGAGTACACCCGCTCCTTCAGCAACTTCAAAAACTTGACCCTGGTGTTCTTATTATCTGGAGCTTCCTGGCTTCTTGAATGTGTTCGTCTCCTGGTTGTTTTCTACGCATTCAACACTGAAATAAGCTTCACAGCCATCGTGGTTATATTCCTGATTGCAAACCTCATTGGAATTATTACGGCATTACCTGGAGGAATAGGCTCAATAGAAATATCCCTAACAGGATTGTTCGTATTGTTTGGTGTTTCTGGAGCTTTAAGCGGCAGTATTGCCCTTGTGGATAGGCTGGTTTCATTCTGGCTTGTAACTGCGCTGGGGATCATCTTCGCTTCCTACTATGCAAAGGACATCCTCGAGGATATAAAGGGTTATACGTTGGATATTAAGGGATCTAAATGA
- a CDS encoding glycosyltransferase family 2 protein: MKLITIIPAYNEALDIKNVSKEALKYSDVLVVDDGSNDKTNRLARESGAMVVNHEKNLGKGAAIKTGLKFGLERGYDVFVILDGDGQHDPSYIPALTAEIDGAGVVIGSRFLGGIPDNMPLQRKVSNAITTNLIKYVTGYTLTDSQCGFRAISKGAAEIFVDIGYDDYVYESEMIHRASENGVVIREAPISCRYGHEKSYITWINVLHYIFFILKLVLRKIKSRVTS, from the coding sequence ATGAAATTAATAACGATAATTCCTGCTTACAACGAGGCTCTTGACATAAAAAATGTTTCAAAGGAAGCTTTAAAATATTCAGATGTTCTTGTTGTTGATGATGGTTCCAACGATAAAACAAATCGTCTGGCAAGAGAATCCGGTGCAATGGTTGTTAATCACGAGAAAAATCTTGGGAAGGGTGCAGCCATAAAAACCGGACTTAAATTTGGCCTTGAAAGGGGTTACGATGTTTTTGTAATCCTGGATGGTGACGGACAGCACGACCCATCATACATACCTGCATTAACAGCAGAGATCGATGGCGCAGGAGTTGTTATAGGCTCCAGATTCCTTGGCGGTATTCCTGACAACATGCCTCTTCAAAGGAAGGTTTCAAATGCCATTACAACCAATCTTATAAAGTACGTGACAGGTTACACCTTGACAGACAGCCAGTGCGGTTTCAGGGCAATATCAAAGGGTGCTGCAGAAATATTCGTGGACATAGGTTACGATGATTATGTTTACGAATCTGAGATGATACACAGGGCCTCTGAAAACGGCGTGGTGATAAGGGAGGCCCCAATATCCTGCAGATATGGGCATGAAAAATCCTACATAACCTGGATAAATGTTCTGCATTACATCTTCTTCATACTGAAACTTGTCTTAAGGAAAATAAAGAGTAGGGTGACTTCTTGA
- the glmM gene encoding phosphoglucosamine mutase — protein sequence MKRLFGTFGVRRIANQELTPEFASKLAAAYGTLVKGKVAVGGDTRTSTVMIKHAVIAGLLSSGCQVVDLGVLPTPAVQFAVRKYYDGGVMITASHNPPKYNGIKFVDEYGIGIAEDMEEKIEDMFFDENPDRVAWNEIDEVLENSGIIDEYIENVIERVDAEAIGSANLKVIVDCGSGAACFTTPYLLRKLGCEVTTMNCQPDGFFPGRNPEPTADNLKELIDVVKATGADLGIAHDGDADRTICIDENGDFVFGDKTFALVEKQMLKQAGGGIIVTTVATSTAIYDIAKEYGGEVVATKVGDLVVARELKNRDGLFGGEENGGLIFPDFVYGRDAALSTAKIVETIAKEGKPLSELIAELPAYCSEKMKVECPDDRKVEVMEKIAEATSEHEVDTTDGVKIFTEDGWVIIRPSGTEPIFRCFAEAQKPEDARNMAEWGISLVKEQLKG from the coding sequence ATGAAACGATTATTCGGAACTTTTGGAGTTAGAAGAATTGCTAACCAAGAATTAACACCAGAATTTGCATCAAAACTTGCAGCTGCCTACGGAACACTTGTTAAGGGTAAGGTTGCTGTTGGTGGGGACACCAGAACATCCACAGTAATGATAAAACATGCAGTGATAGCAGGACTCCTCTCTTCAGGTTGTCAGGTGGTTGATCTTGGAGTATTACCCACCCCTGCAGTCCAATTTGCAGTTAGAAAATACTACGATGGTGGAGTGATGATAACAGCATCCCACAACCCACCAAAGTACAACGGAATAAAGTTCGTTGATGAATATGGAATAGGAATAGCAGAGGACATGGAAGAAAAGATAGAAGACATGTTCTTTGATGAAAACCCAGACAGGGTGGCATGGAACGAGATAGATGAAGTCCTTGAAAACAGTGGAATCATCGACGAGTACATAGAAAATGTCATAGAACGTGTTGATGCTGAAGCAATAGGATCTGCAAATCTCAAGGTCATAGTAGACTGTGGAAGCGGTGCAGCATGCTTCACAACACCATACCTCCTCAGAAAACTCGGATGTGAAGTCACAACCATGAACTGCCAGCCAGATGGATTTTTCCCCGGAAGAAACCCCGAACCAACTGCAGACAACCTTAAAGAACTCATAGATGTTGTTAAGGCCACAGGTGCAGACCTTGGAATAGCACACGACGGTGATGCAGACAGGACCATATGCATAGATGAAAATGGAGACTTCGTCTTTGGTGATAAAACCTTTGCACTGGTTGAAAAGCAGATGCTCAAACAGGCAGGTGGAGGAATTATAGTAACAACAGTTGCAACCTCCACAGCAATTTACGATATAGCAAAGGAGTACGGCGGTGAAGTTGTTGCAACAAAGGTTGGAGACTTAGTAGTTGCAAGGGAGCTTAAAAACAGGGATGGGCTCTTTGGTGGAGAAGAAAACGGGGGATTAATATTCCCAGATTTCGTTTACGGAAGGGATGCAGCCCTTTCAACAGCCAAGATAGTTGAAACAATTGCAAAGGAAGGCAAACCCCTATCAGAACTCATAGCTGAACTTCCTGCCTACTGTTCAGAGAAGATGAAGGTGGAATGTCCTGACGACCGTAAGGTTGAGGTTATGGAGAAGATAGCAGAGGCCACAAGTGAGCACGAGGTTGACACAACCGATGGTGTTAAGATATTCACAGAGGACGGATGGGTTATAATAAGACCATCTGGAACAGAACCAATCTTCAGATGCTTTGCAGAGGCCCAGAAACCTGAAGATGCCAGGAATATGGCTGAATGGGGAATATCTCTGGTTAAAGAACAGTTGAAGGGTTAA
- the afpA gene encoding archaeoflavoprotein AfpA: protein MIVKGKRRRVAWGITGSGEKIEETVEIMEEMKSEYRKEFDIRVYVSKAGDQVLKYYNLSNTLETMFDKTWTEINANAPFLAGQIQMGNFEFLLLAPATSNTVAKISLRIADTLLTNAAIMGQKTSTPIYVMPTDFREGITTTKLPNGRDLELKITREDAQHVKNLQDMENTFVFEHPNEIPAIFEKYVASD from the coding sequence ATGATAGTCAAGGGGAAACGAAGGAGAGTTGCGTGGGGAATAACAGGAAGTGGTGAGAAGATAGAGGAAACAGTTGAGATCATGGAGGAGATGAAGAGTGAGTACAGAAAAGAATTTGATATACGTGTCTACGTTTCCAAGGCTGGAGATCAGGTTCTCAAGTATTACAACCTTTCAAACACCCTTGAAACGATGTTCGACAAAACATGGACTGAAATAAATGCTAACGCACCATTTTTAGCTGGGCAGATACAGATGGGAAACTTTGAATTCCTGCTGCTTGCCCCTGCAACATCAAACACAGTTGCGAAGATATCCCTGCGTATAGCAGACACTCTCCTTACAAATGCAGCTATAATGGGCCAAAAAACTTCCACACCCATCTACGTAATGCCCACAGATTTTAGAGAGGGAATCACAACCACTAAACTGCCTAACGGCCGTGATCTGGAACTTAAAATAACACGTGAGGATGCTCAACACGTTAAAAACCTGCAGGATATGGAGAACACATTCGTGTTTGAGCATCCCAACGAGATTCCTGCAATATTCGAAAAGTACGTTGCTTCAGACTGA
- a CDS encoding adenosine-specific kinase, which translates to MDLKLKMVKVDVPAECNIILGQSHFIKTVEDIYEAIFNTVPQAEFGIAFGEASGDCLVRWAGNNPELVELAREKMLELACGHAFIIYLKNAFPLNIIQRIKSVPEVVNLFCATANPVEVIIAETEQGRGIMGVIDGFKPAAIEDEEDIKGRQEFLRNIGYKF; encoded by the coding sequence ATGGATCTAAAACTGAAGATGGTTAAGGTGGATGTTCCAGCAGAGTGTAACATCATACTAGGACAGAGCCACTTTATAAAAACTGTTGAAGATATTTATGAGGCTATTTTTAACACCGTGCCGCAGGCAGAATTTGGAATTGCATTTGGCGAAGCTTCAGGTGACTGCCTTGTGAGATGGGCAGGTAACAACCCTGAACTGGTTGAACTAGCCCGTGAAAAGATGCTTGAACTTGCATGCGGACATGCGTTTATCATCTACCTCAAGAACGCATTCCCCCTGAACATCATCCAGCGCATCAAAAGCGTGCCTGAAGTTGTGAACCTTTTCTGTGCAACTGCAAATCCAGTTGAAGTTATAATCGCTGAAACAGAACAGGGAAGGGGAATAATGGGAGTTATTGATGGTTTCAAACCTGCTGCAATTGAAGATGAAGAGGATATCAAGGGAAGGCAGGAGTTTCTGAGGAACATAGGCTACAAATTCTAG
- a CDS encoding helix-turn-helix domain-containing protein, whose product MNEKMKEIALRISELRELSEISQEEMADHLKIPVEIYIEYEEGISDIPASILYEIANKLNVDMGLLLTGEETRMHIFAVTRKGKGVRVERRKQYKYENLAEKFIHKKAEPFVVTVEPREDGEKPSTNSHPGQEFNYIIEGSLKLYIHENEIVLEEGDSVFFDSTYEHAMEALNNKTAKFLAIIL is encoded by the coding sequence ATGAACGAGAAAATGAAAGAAATTGCTCTGCGTATTTCAGAGTTAAGAGAACTTTCTGAAATCAGCCAGGAAGAAATGGCAGATCATCTTAAGATACCAGTAGAAATTTACATCGAGTACGAAGAGGGAATCTCAGACATTCCTGCAAGTATTCTTTACGAAATAGCCAACAAGTTGAACGTGGACATGGGACTTTTACTGACTGGTGAAGAAACAAGAATGCACATATTTGCTGTAACACGTAAGGGAAAGGGTGTGCGTGTTGAAAGACGAAAACAGTACAAGTACGAGAACCTGGCAGAGAAGTTCATCCATAAAAAGGCAGAGCCCTTTGTGGTAACTGTGGAGCCTAGAGAAGATGGTGAAAAACCTTCAACGAACTCACATCCGGGACAGGAGTTCAACTACATCATTGAAGGTTCCCTGAAGCTTTACATCCATGAAAACGAGATCGTGCTTGAAGAAGGGGACTCAGTGTTCTTTGATTCAACATATGAACATGCAATGGAAGCTTTGAACAATAAAACTGCGAAGTTCCTTGCAATAATATTGTAA